One stretch of Hevea brasiliensis isolate MT/VB/25A 57/8 chromosome 12, ASM3005281v1, whole genome shotgun sequence DNA includes these proteins:
- the LOC110647479 gene encoding bidirectional sugar transporter SWEET1-like → MLVSSQHVEKEFRYGLPFISKGNILLSIINHIGALLEIIYLSIFIYYSPNASRHRIFKFLSSIPCVFVPMFIGSLVMHGEHRRIFCGYVIAITSPVVYCITCGAATWMMIQMHSVGSVSLFGSLMNTLCRCAWLAYGISRADLFIAIPNGIGGGTYLLRTILYFIYRGQQAENAPVRDQFIEIEIPNQDDGEEEILELEEEIPELEEEIPDEEIPELEEEIPEEEIPELVEIQVMGDDKKHLVFEMIWEELYRMIWEDFETISGKLKEVQATRDDLSRELVT, encoded by the exons ATGCTCGTCTCTAGCCAACATGTCGAGAAGGAGTTCAG GTACGGCTTGCCTTTTATATCAAAAGGCAACATCCTATTATCAATAATCAATCATATAGGAGCATTGTTGGAGATAATATATCTGTCGATCTTTATTTATTATTCTCCAAATGCAAGCAGGCATAGAATCTTCAAATTCCTCTCCAGCATACCTTGTGTCTTTGTTCCTATGTTTATCGGATCTCTCGTCATGCATGGGGAACATAGGAGAATATTTTGTGGATATGTGATTGCCATTACCTCCCCAGTTGTGTATTGCATCACTTGTGGTGCCGCCACC TGGATGATGATCCAAATGCATAGTGTAGGATCCGTTTCGCTATTTGGGTCATTAATGAATACACTATGTAGATGTGCTTGGTTGGCCTATGGTATATCACGTGCTGACCTTTTCATTGCT ATCCCCAATGGCATTGGAGGCGGTACTTACTTGTTGCGGAcgatattatattttatatatcgtGGACAACAAGCAGAAAATGCTCCAGTCCGTGACCAATTTATCGAAATAGAAATTCCTAACCAGGATGATGGAGAAGAAGAAATTCTTGAGTTAGAAGAAGAAATTCCTGAGTTAGAAGAAGAAATTCCTGACGAAGAAATTCCCGAGTTAGAAGAAGAAATTCCTGAAGAGGAAATTCCTGAGTTagtagaaattcaagttatgggAGATGACAAGAAGCATCTGGTATTTGAAATGATATGGGAAGAATTATACCGGATGATATGGGAAGACTTCGAAACAATTTCTGGTAAGTTAAAAGAAGTTCAGGCCACAAGGGATGATCTTAGCAGAGAACTAGTTACCTGA